The Toxotes jaculatrix isolate fToxJac2 chromosome 6, fToxJac2.pri, whole genome shotgun sequence genomic interval CACAGTGTCTTCAACATggctcaaaaaaacaaacaaaagaaatgtacTCATCAAACAGCGGgataaaaacactcacacacacacacacacacacactgaaaccaaGAGAACAATTATGGCAGTGCACTTATCATTTACTGTCAGATTAATAGCTTTAATCTGACACTTTATTATACCACAAGCAAATAGGGTAGAGGGTAATAACTGATAATATGTGTGGCTCAAACTGATGTGTGATATTGAAGGTGAAGGAGAGGTTTAAGCCTCAAGGCTGTGTGAATGATCAAAGAATGTATTATCAGTTACTGCTGTTGTTACAACACTGCTGTTCATCCATCATTCAGAACAATATTTATGTAGCATGTtttaaaaggtgtgtgtgtgtgttcattcaggTGTGCAGACTGgaatgagagcagcagcaggatctAAGTCAGTGACTCTTCAGCCCTGGCTGGTGGGTCTGACAGCTGTAGTTGGCTTCCTCTTCATCGTGTTCACCATCCTGATTATTCACAGGCTGCTCAAGAGGAACAGgtcagctacacacacacacacacacacacacacacacacacacacacacacacacacacacacaaattagtTCCATTTCAGTAGCGTTAACAGCATATCTGCAGCTATCAAACCTGGCTCCTGTCCAA includes:
- the smim24 gene encoding small integral membrane protein 24, translated to MDRSFLVLCVLLSAISCSADKGVQTGMRAAAGSKSVTLQPWLVGLTAVVGFLFIVFTILIIHRLLKRNREDKGDWVYDKTLEMEGGDTKQTSL